A genomic region of Rhipicephalus sanguineus isolate Rsan-2018 chromosome 3, BIME_Rsan_1.4, whole genome shotgun sequence contains the following coding sequences:
- the LOC119385789 gene encoding uncharacterized protein LOC119385789, which translates to MVKAELMKLVDNVHASGDRYHVDCIAVAAGHLVVRLPPYHCQLNPIELVWGDAKGFVAAANKTLKLQDVHTLLWQGIEQVTAEKWKRWVEHVIAQEEVMRKLDHFIDDVVDTNAAVVITLEDETMSSSDLGCDEDHDM; encoded by the coding sequence ATGGTGAAGGCGGAGCTCATGAAGCTTGTCGACAACGTACACGCAAGCGGGGACCGATACCATGTGGACTGCATCGCTGTGGCTGCTGGTCACCTCGTTGTGCGCCTACCTCCCTACCACTGCCAGCTTAACCCCATAGAGCTTGTTTGGGGTGACGCGAAGGGCTTCGTAGCAGCGGCAAACAAGACGTTAAAGCTTCAAGACGTTCACACTCTACTATGGCAAGGAATTGAGCAAGTAACCGCTGAGAAGTGGAAGAGATGGGTGGAGCATGTTATCGCTCAGGAAGAAGTAATGAGAAAACTTGACCACTTCATCGATGATGTTGTTGACACTAATGCAGCTGTCGTAATCACCCTGGAGGACGAAACAATGAGCAGTTCAGATTTAGGTTGTGATGAGGACCATGACATGTGA